A genomic region of Miscanthus floridulus cultivar M001 chromosome 3, ASM1932011v1, whole genome shotgun sequence contains the following coding sequences:
- the LOC136543046 gene encoding uncharacterized protein — MRKTVRQREGWKKPPTGKLLTNVDGSFREQCGDGGTGVVIRDSDGSIIAGSYTYREHVVDAPMAEAMALKEGLLLAQHIGCNGFIVHSDCMEVMDTMKSGISSTVGAPIFDECFQLWQNFEAISLEKCDREANKVAHELAKVALSAKEICIWVDEPPDFIVESLVNDVILFDNQ, encoded by the coding sequence ATGAGAAAAACTGTCAGGCAAAGAGAGGGATGGAAAAAACCTCCAACAGGGAAGTTATTAACAAATGTTGATGGTAGTTTCAGAGAACAATGTGGGGATGGAGGAACAGGCGTCGTCATAAGGGATTCTGATGGCTCCATCATTGCAGGCTCTTACACTTATAGGGAGCATGTGGTTGATGCCCCAATGGCAGAAGCAATGGCACTGAAAGAAGGACTGCTACTTGCTCAACACATCGGATGCAACGGCTTCATCGTTCATTCAGACTGCATGGAGGTTATGGACACTATGAAAAGTGGCATCTCATCTACAGTGGGGGCGCCAATCTTTGATGAATGTTTCCAGCTATGGCAGAATTTTGAAGCAATATCTCTTGAGAAGTGCGATCGGGAAGCAAATAAGGTGGCGCACGAGTTAGCAAAAGTTGCTTTATCAGCAAAAGAAATTTGTATTTGGGTCGATGAACCCCCTGATTTTATTGTTGAGAGTCTTGTAAACGATGTAATCCTATTTGATAATCAATAA
- the LOC136541283 gene encoding uncharacterized protein, with amino-acid sequence MAAEMVSSVVAQETVSQILSGLVQRYTESNDANRNFERLEMAHIRLEAALETSDKWQITDASLLHWRKKLKRVAQECGDTLHKCKQRIEEDQWEEQELMNSSLPSRIVCATKSFIFSAFGLKNEPSRSMVQRFEWFAHGASEFLRYVEVGGTPRCHMPFKSLNRNLFAGMELQHKIVWGNEYPSYLLWLVPSITPDHGVEACLKFVHKDDNAPENNFFLGAMLQISESTDIVGTVVNCLQLFPPCFRPTIETIKKELTQLPTQDFAWVPYVDLWHRKHWDNLHSFCTQWFRPDPLCCKKQQGLQNNKPRCIGHPDMVGIPDVSLDSVILMHLECQVPVSEHNYRQQTTTSPSQRRSSTQDYSPYLKAGLLFTPHGSSKQRLPEEKNSAVVTVHGEEQHYVHIDITLDQLNEIMLPKATDYFYRNPEATACQMLWKSRHGTEYIKFEKPRMEEMPCAERRAISRAGSRKRKLEVQQDQVQVLGSWNRKVACFLNSWVAHAPVRLRGLILDWIQRGKESQLAAVPPPLHLKI; translated from the coding sequence ATGGCAGCGGAGATGGTCAGTTCTGTGGTTGCCCAGGAGACAGTTAGCCAAATCCTATCTGGTCTGGTTCAGAGATATACAGAATCAAATGACGCAAACAGAAACTTTGAGAGGCTAGAGATGGCACACATCAGGCTGGAGGCTGCTCTTGAGACATCTGACAAGTGGCAGATCACCGATGCATCTTTGCTGCATTGGCGTAAGAAGTTGAAGCGTGTGGCTCAAGAGTGTGGCGACACACTGCACAAATGCAAGCAAAGAATCGAAGAAGATCAATGGGAGGAACAAGAGCTGATGAACTCTTCCCTCCCTAGCCGGATTGTGTGTGCTACCAAGTCATTCATTTTCTCTGCCTTCGGCTTAAAAAATGAGCCGAGCAGATCCATGGTTCAAAGGTTCGAGTGGTTTGCACATGGAGCCAGTGAATTTCTGAGATACGTCGAAGTTGGTGGCACACCACGCTGTCACATGCCATTCAAGTCTCTTAACAGGAACCTTTTTGCAGGCATGGAGCTCCAGCATAAGATTGTTTGGGGAAATGAGTACCCTTCTTATCTGCTATGGCTGGTCCCTTCCATCACTCCAGATCATGGGGTAGAAGCCTGCCTGAAATTCGTCCATAAAGATGATAATGCACCGGAGAACAACTTCTTTCTTGGTGCAATGCTGCAGATATCAGAAAGCACAGACATAGTTGGGACCGTAGTGAACTGCCTGCAGCTCTTTCCTCCTTGTTTCAGGCCTACAATTGAAACCATCAAGAAAGAGCTCACTCAGCTTCCTACGCAGGACTTCGCATGGGTGCCATATGTTGATCTATGGCACAGAAAACACTGGGACAATCTCCACAGCTTCTGCACCCAATGGTTTCGTCCAGATCCATTGTGTTGCAAGAAGCAACAAGGTCTGCAGAACAATAAGCCTCGTTGCATTGGTCACCCAGACATGGTAGGAATTCCAGATGTTTCTCTGGATTCAGTCATTCTAATGCACTTGGAGTGTCAAGTCCCGGTATCCGAGCACAACTATAGGCAGCAGACCACAACCTCGCCATCTCAACGCAGAAGTTCTACGCAGGACTACTCACCATATCTCAAAGCTGGGCTCCTCTTTACCCCCCATGGTTCCTCAAAACAAAGGCTTCCTGAAGAAAAGAACTCTGCAGTAGTGACGGTCCACGGTGAAGAGCAGCACTATGTGCATATTGACATTACCTTAGACCAGCTGAATGAGATCATGCTGCCAAAGGCAACAGATTACTTCTACAGAAACCCCGAAGCGACGGCCTGCCAAATGCTTTGGAAGTCTAGACATGGCACTGAGTACATTAAGTTCGAGAAGCCAAGGATGGAGGAAATGCCATGTGCAGAACGACGGGCAATCTCTAGGGCAGGTAGTAGGAAAAGGAAGCTGGAGGTGCAACAAGATCAGGTGCAGGTGCTGGGGAGCTGGAATCGCAAGGTGGCTTGCTTCCTCAATTCGTGGGTTGCACATGCACCTGTCCGGCTGCGAGGCTTGATCCTGGACTGGATTCAGAGAGGGAAGGAAAGTCAGCTAGCAGCAGTGCCACCACCACTGCACCTGAAGATCTGA